The window gggatccccagccctgggccaaagcagctccaGGAGCCTGAACCCGGCCGCTCCAAGCTCCGTGCATGCTCTGCTAGGAGCCGGCTCCAAGAAGCAGTCTCTGCGGGTTCCCCAGGCCTGGGCCAAAGCAGCACCAGGAGCCAGAACCCAGACGCTCTGAGCTGGGTGCACGCTCTGCTAGGAGCAGGCTCCAAGTATCAGTctccacgggttccccagccctgggccaaagcagcaCCAGGAGCCAGAATCCGGACGCTCTGAGCTGGGTGCACGCTCCGCtaggagcaggctccaagaagcAGTCTCCGTGGGTTCCCCTGCTggacctgttctgctggtgggtctcAGGTCCGCCTACCCTGAAAGCAcgtggggcagctctgccactccgcaggttgctgggcctgacctgccagtgggtcgcaggtccacctaccttgcaggtgcggggagagggggcggctctgcccctcagcaggccactgggcctgatcTCATTTTCCATCAGTCTTAATGActtcttttaacatctttttttaaaatgtcttcattaGTGCATTGTATTTATGTAATAGTTTTGTGATGAGAACACATATCTACACTATTATCAAATATCAAGTATATAATTAGTGTTATTAACTATCATGTCTAGTGCATGGTAACTGTAATTAATAATACAGCAGAAATAACACCTATAATAAGACATTTTCTATCATAATAAACTTTTCACCTTTTGAAAAACATCACTGTCCCCTCACCTTCCAGCCTGTGACAACCAATATCCTGCTCTCTGTCCCAGGACTGTGCTACTTTTAATTCTATATGTAAATGAtatcatgtagtatttgtctttctatgtccAGTCtatatcacttagcataatgtcctccagtgtCACCCCAGTTGTCACAAATGATAAGACCCCTtatttgaagaaacagaaaaacaatttacTACCTGCATCTGAGACTTAGCACTGAGAGATTCTGATGAGGGAGAGTATATTTCTACCATTTATCATGTTGTGAGGGTTCTACTTTTAATGTTAGTGTGAAGCATTCCATTTTTTACTTTACCAGGTAAATTTACAGTACTAAAATTTACATACACTACTGAAAACAAATGAACATAAGTTTATAtagcatttaaatattaaaacaataaaaagaatcaacATAAAAGGAAGTCTAAAAATAAGATAAGGAATACCAAAGTGAGGaatacaaataaatgcaaaaattaaatgacatcaGTGCAATGAttccaaaattttattcattaatttactaCATATTGTCATAGACAATGTATTATATGTGCATTAGAACTGTCCAGTAGTGATCAACAAGACATTATAAAGTGTACATTACAGTAGGGAAACTATTAGTGGTACAAGCACATATTCAATTCCTTAATTGTATTTACCAGAAATTTAGAGGGAAAGGAAGTTAACATCAGCTTTACAAATGTTATGCTTCCTAAGAAGATAGTTTTATGATAAAATGACTCTCCTTAGAGCGGGCAACTCACTCATTTACTACATGATGTGACTCTTCCTCCCCAGAGTTTCTTCATAGCATTTGTCATCTCTGAGTTTCTCAGagtgtagatgaaggggttcaacATGGGGGTTATGACCAGGTAAAACACACTCAATAACTTGTCAATGGGCAAAGTCTTGGCTGGTCgtgcatatatgaaaatacagGGGACAAAGAAGAGGACAACCACAGTGATGTGGGAGCCACAGGTGGAGAGAGCTTTCCACCTCCCCTCCTGACTCAGGTTCTTCAGAGAGTGGAAGATGACAGCATAAGACACTAGTAAGAGCAGAAACACAGTTGTGCAGATGAGTCCCCCATTGGCAATCACTAAGAGACCAATGACATAGGTGTCAACACAGACAAGTTTCAATAAAGGGTACATGTCACATATGAAATGATCAATGACATTGGGGCCACAGAATGGGAGCCCATAAATAGTGCCCAACTGAATTATTGAGTGCAAAAAACCTCCAACCCAGGAAACTACCAGCAGCACAACACATACCCATGGCCTCATGATAACCAAATAGTGTAGGGgcttacagatggccacatagcagTCATAGGCCATCACCAACAGAAGAAAGACCTCTGCCCCAGCAAAAAAGTGTCCTGTAAAAAGCTGGGTCATACAATTCTTGAAGGATATGATATTTTCTCTAAAGAACAAGTGGGAAATCATTTGGGGGGAAATAGCTGTAGAATAAATTGCATCCATAAAAGATAAGCTAGCAAGAAAGAAGTACATTGGTGAGCCCAGGGTCTTGCTGAAGGTTATGGTCATCACAATGAGCAGATTTCCCACCATGGTCAAGATGTAGAAAAGCAAGAACATAACAAAAAGTACTTTCTGCACCTTTGGATTTTGTGTGAGGCCCAAGAGGACAAAGTAAGTTACATTGTTCCTATGTTCCATCTAGTCTTTTATTGGTGCTGATTCCAGATACTAAAGCAgttcacctaaaaaacaaaaaagaagaaattccttAGAAGTATTATAATTTCAGTCTTCATTCATTAATCCTCTAAAATATGAATGAGAAGCATCAATTTGTGGCAAGCTATCTGTTGCACATATCAGGCACAGTGAAGTAAGATAGCATTTCCTTCCCCAAGTGATTCCATATGTAGTGATGGGATCAAGATTTACAGTAAAACATGATCGTGGCCATAATAAGTGAATTATTTATGTCATGCTATCAGTTCATTGTGCTGCAATTGATAAATCAACTGGATTATGGCAAGACTTCTCACAGGAAGCCATACTTTATGCAATTAAAGGAGGTGGGAaataacaaaaaggaatgaaaaatgaatttcatgagaaAATGCACCCCACATGATGTCACAAAGGTGTAATACCAGAGATTCActtaaagtcatttttatatttatagtggctaaaataaaatgtaaaacgaTAGACCAAAAGTCAGTACATTCATTTCTAGTTCTATGACTGTAAATCATTAACAATGACagcttttccttccctctccaaTCATCTCTTATCCCCTGGACACCTCAACCAGAAGTACCCTGCCATTCATATTTCTAGGAGGATTCTGTTCATGATGATGTGTGTGTTCTCTAGCACATGAGAGGCTTTCTG is drawn from Urocitellus parryii isolate mUroPar1 chromosome 4, mUroPar1.hap1, whole genome shotgun sequence and contains these coding sequences:
- the LOC144254228 gene encoding olfactory receptor 4A47-like; the protein is MEHRNNVTYFVLLGLTQNPKVQKVLFVMFLLFYILTMVGNLLIVMTITFSKTLGSPMYFFLASLSFMDAIYSTAISPQMISHLFFRENIISFKNCMTQLFTGHFFAGAEVFLLLVMAYDCYVAICKPLHYLVIMRPWVCVVLLVVSWVGGFLHSIIQLGTIYGLPFCGPNVIDHFICDMYPLLKLVCVDTYVIGLLVIANGGLICTTVFLLLLVSYAVIFHSLKNLSQEGRWKALSTCGSHITVVVLFFVPCIFIYARPAKTLPIDKLLSVFYLVITPMLNPFIYTLRNSEMTNAMKKLWGGRVTSCSK